In Palleronia sp. LCG004, a single window of DNA contains:
- a CDS encoding ABC transporter ATP-binding protein, with amino-acid sequence MSEAVATPVLSVRDLSVQVATEEGAKTVLDKLSFDLLPGRTLALAGESGSGKSMTALAIMGLLPQPMARVAGGSIRLGDVELTDLGEWGYRRVRSARVAMIFQEPMTSLNPLMTIERQLAEVLLEHGICGRRGVRARALELLEAVRLTEPRRRLRQYPHELSGGMRQRVMIAMALACDPEILIADEPTTALDVTVQAEILDLIRNLQAEHGTAVLMITHDMGVVAEMADRVIVLRHGREMEAAETRTLFAAPKTEYAQDLLAAVPRLGTAPPRAAVAEARNIVEVEDLSVRFAMRGGVLGRTIARVHAVEGVSFHIRERETLALVGESGCGKSTIGKALLGLVPWEGSIRVGGVETHGRSRATMRPVLRDIQMVFQDPGASLDARMSVGEQVVEPMRVHDLAHGSELSDRAEWLFGRVGLSADMLSRFPHEFSGGQRQRICIARALSLSPKVIVADESVSALDVSVQAQVLELLRELQEQDGLAYLFISHDMAVVEQVADRVMVMRLGQVMEEGPRDAVLRDPQHPYTRRLIAAVPVPDPTTRRPALPATEGVEAASPIFPVGSAPGRIALHDIAQGHRVAREAAVTP; translated from the coding sequence ATGAGCGAGGCCGTCGCGACCCCGGTCCTTTCCGTCCGCGACCTGTCGGTGCAGGTCGCGACGGAGGAGGGCGCGAAGACGGTGCTCGACAAGCTGTCCTTCGACCTGCTTCCGGGCCGGACGCTCGCGCTCGCGGGGGAAAGCGGGTCGGGCAAGTCGATGACCGCGCTCGCCATCATGGGGCTGTTGCCACAACCGATGGCGCGGGTCGCGGGCGGCTCCATCCGGCTCGGCGATGTCGAACTCACGGATCTGGGCGAGTGGGGCTATCGCCGGGTCCGATCGGCCCGGGTCGCGATGATCTTCCAGGAGCCGATGACGTCTCTCAACCCGCTCATGACGATCGAGCGGCAGCTTGCCGAGGTGCTGCTCGAACACGGCATCTGCGGACGGCGCGGCGTGAGGGCCCGTGCGCTCGAACTGCTCGAAGCCGTGCGGCTGACCGAACCGCGCCGACGGCTTCGGCAGTATCCGCACGAATTGTCCGGCGGCATGCGTCAGCGGGTGATGATCGCCATGGCGCTTGCCTGCGACCCGGAGATCCTGATCGCGGACGAACCCACGACCGCGCTCGACGTGACGGTTCAGGCCGAGATCCTCGATCTGATCCGCAACCTGCAGGCCGAACATGGAACGGCGGTACTGATGATCACGCACGACATGGGCGTCGTGGCCGAGATGGCCGATCGCGTCATCGTCCTGCGCCATGGCCGCGAGATGGAGGCCGCCGAGACGCGGACGCTCTTCGCCGCGCCCAAGACCGAATACGCGCAGGACCTGCTCGCCGCCGTTCCGCGCCTCGGGACGGCCCCGCCGCGCGCTGCCGTGGCCGAGGCCCGGAACATCGTGGAGGTCGAGGATCTGAGCGTCCGCTTCGCGATGCGGGGCGGCGTGCTGGGGCGCACCATCGCACGGGTGCACGCGGTCGAGGGCGTCTCCTTCCATATCCGCGAGCGCGAGACTCTGGCGCTGGTGGGGGAATCGGGTTGCGGCAAGTCCACGATCGGCAAGGCGCTTCTGGGGCTCGTCCCTTGGGAGGGCTCGATCCGGGTGGGCGGCGTCGAGACGCATGGCCGGTCGCGCGCCACGATGCGGCCCGTCCTGCGCGACATCCAGATGGTGTTCCAGGACCCCGGTGCCTCGCTCGACGCGCGGATGAGCGTGGGCGAACAGGTGGTGGAGCCGATGCGCGTCCACGACCTCGCCCACGGGTCCGAGCTTTCGGACCGGGCGGAATGGCTTTTTGGCCGTGTGGGGCTTTCGGCCGACATGCTGTCGCGGTTTCCGCACGAATTCTCGGGCGGGCAGCGGCAGCGCATCTGCATCGCGCGCGCGCTGTCGCTGTCGCCCAAGGTCATCGTCGCGGACGAGAGCGTCTCGGCCCTCGACGTGAGCGTCCAGGCGCAAGTCCTAGAATTGCTGCGCGAATTGCAGGAGCAGGACGGCCTGGCCTATCTCTTCATCAGCCACGACATGGCGGTGGTCGAACAGGTTGCCGACAGGGTGATGGTCATGCGATTGGGTCAGGTCATGGAAGAAGGTCCCCGAGACGCGGTTCTGCGCGATCCGCAACATCCCTACACGAGACGGCTGATCGCCGCCGTGCCCGTTCCCGATCCGACGACGCGGCGGCCGGCTTTGCCCGCGACCGAAGGGGTCGAAGCGGCGAGCCCGATCTTTCCCGTGGGCAGTGCCCCCGGGCGCATCGCCCTCCACGATATCGCACAGGGCCACCGTGTGGCCCGCGAGGCGGCTGTCACACCATGA
- a CDS encoding ABC transporter ATP-binding protein, with product MSASDTILKVEDLSIAFGETQALKNLSFEVPRGRTLAIVGESGSGKSVASLATMGLLKFTGGRITSGRICLTGDEGETDIVTAPEKVLRRIRGNRISMIFQEPMSSLDPVFTVGNQITEALRLHRGMTGRAARDEAERLLDLVRMPNARQQLGRYPHQLSGGMRQRVMIAMAVSCRPDLLIADEPTTALDVTIQAQILQIIRDMQAEFGTSVIFISHDMGVVSQMADEIVVMRAGRVMERGTARDVILNPTDDYTRALMAAVPKVGAMQGRDAPRPFPLPGEAETEIDHAVPDRAEPLVRLEGITTRYDLTSGLFGRVTHRVHAAEDISFEIAPGETLALVGESGSGKSTVGKTLQQLVAPVSGRILYRGTDILSLADAERDRFKREIQYVFQDPYGSLNPRLTIRQSLTEPMKVHGLLKDPDTQVADLLRAVNLSPDQADRYPHEFSGGQRQRICIARALSVDPGLIIADEAVSALDVSVQAQVINLMMRLQAERGLAYLFISHDMAVVERVSHRVAVMYLGEIVEMGTRRQIFETPQHPYTKRLLRAVPVMDPEARPERVSLSGDIPSPVRPVKDPRRAHGFVEVAPGHLMADDHHLFEQEQQGELQA from the coding sequence ATGAGCGCATCGGACACGATCCTGAAGGTCGAGGACCTGTCGATCGCCTTCGGCGAGACGCAGGCGCTGAAGAACCTGTCATTCGAGGTGCCCCGCGGTCGCACGCTCGCCATCGTGGGCGAAAGCGGCTCGGGCAAGTCGGTGGCCTCGCTCGCGACAATGGGGCTTCTCAAATTCACCGGAGGGCGGATCACCTCGGGGCGGATCTGTCTTACGGGCGATGAGGGCGAGACGGATATCGTCACCGCCCCCGAAAAGGTGCTGCGCCGGATCCGCGGCAACCGCATCTCGATGATCTTCCAGGAGCCGATGAGCTCGCTCGATCCGGTCTTCACCGTGGGCAACCAGATCACCGAGGCGCTGAGGCTCCATCGCGGAATGACTGGCCGTGCCGCGCGCGACGAGGCCGAGCGGCTTCTCGATCTCGTGCGGATGCCCAATGCCCGCCAGCAACTCGGCCGGTATCCGCACCAGCTTTCGGGTGGGATGCGTCAGCGCGTGATGATCGCGATGGCCGTGTCGTGCCGGCCGGACCTCCTGATCGCGGACGAGCCCACGACCGCGCTTGACGTGACCATTCAGGCGCAGATCCTGCAGATCATCCGCGACATGCAGGCGGAATTCGGCACGTCGGTCATCTTCATCAGCCACGACATGGGCGTCGTGTCGCAGATGGCCGACGAGATCGTCGTGATGCGCGCCGGCCGCGTGATGGAGCGCGGAACCGCCCGTGACGTGATCCTGAACCCTACGGACGACTATACCCGCGCGCTGATGGCCGCCGTCCCGAAGGTCGGCGCGATGCAGGGGCGCGACGCGCCGCGACCTTTCCCGCTGCCGGGCGAGGCCGAGACGGAGATCGACCACGCGGTGCCCGACCGGGCCGAACCGCTCGTCCGGCTCGAAGGGATCACGACGCGCTACGACCTCACCTCCGGGCTTTTCGGGCGGGTCACGCATCGCGTCCATGCGGCCGAGGATATCTCGTTCGAGATCGCGCCGGGCGAGACGCTCGCGCTGGTGGGGGAATCCGGCAGCGGCAAGTCCACGGTCGGCAAGACCCTGCAACAGCTCGTGGCCCCGGTCTCGGGGCGGATCCTCTATCGCGGGACGGATATCCTGTCGCTCGCCGATGCCGAGCGCGACCGCTTCAAGCGCGAGATCCAGTACGTGTTCCAGGACCCCTACGGGTCGCTCAATCCGCGCCTGACCATCCGTCAGAGCCTGACGGAGCCGATGAAGGTCCACGGGCTTCTGAAGGATCCCGACACGCAGGTCGCCGATCTCCTCCGCGCCGTGAACCTGTCGCCCGATCAGGCCGACCGGTATCCGCACGAATTCTCGGGCGGCCAGCGACAGCGGATCTGCATCGCCCGCGCGCTGTCCGTCGATCCCGGCCTCATCATCGCGGACGAGGCGGTCTCGGCCCTCGACGTGAGCGTTCAGGCGCAGGTCATCAACCTGATGATGCGGCTGCAGGCCGAGCGGGGGCTGGCCTATCTCTTCATCAGCCACGACATGGCCGTGGTCGAGCGTGTCAGCCACCGCGTCGCGGTCATGTATCTGGGCGAGATCGTCGAGATGGGCACCCGGCGGCAGATCTTCGAGACGCCGCAGCACCCCTATACCAAGCGCCTGCTCAGGGCCGTGCCGGTGATGGATCCCGAGGCCCGGCCCGAACGCGTGTCCCTTTCCGGCGACATCCCGAGCCCCGTGCGCCCCGTCAAGGATCCGCGCCGCGCGCACGGTTTCGTCGAGGTCGCGCCGGGGCATCTCATGGCCGACGACCATCACCTCTTCGAGCAAGAACAACAGGGAGAACTCCAAGCATGA
- a CDS encoding ABC transporter substrate-binding protein, producing MTRTMKALLAATALGAAGMPAFADGTLTVAQRQDPQNWDPVDTFLLAWGGIASNIYDGLVRRDENLELQPGLATEWETLDDGMRYRFTLRDGVTFHNGEPFDAEAVKYTFDRLLGEQGAQGPQQSNYTTIDHVEIIDDHTIDIHMAQPDPVILTKLSGYGAMIVPPDYIEEMGEEHFDLNPVGTGPFQFVSYNQGSRLTLEAYPDYFEGAPELDELVFRFITEDSTRLAELQSGAVDVLNNVAYSAIPTIENAPGLEIVSVPGPTIYSLALKTAEPAATADVRVRRALNMAVDKQALIDAFLGGRGTPIGQLQGDLSFGFAPDLPGYPYDPEEARKLLDEAGVAEGARMTIDYRAGNSTFNEVAQALTGFFSQVGLNVGLNPVEDAVFLNEIVPQGQTDEMFQFSWGGWTFDFDNTAYLSYYEGERWNPYGTSERMQELLDAQRETSDVEEREAILQDVAREAHEQAYHIPLYNEDQIYAVSDRVQNFVAAPDIRLRLVDVTVEE from the coding sequence ATGACCAGAACGATGAAAGCCCTGCTCGCCGCCACGGCGCTCGGCGCGGCCGGGATGCCCGCCTTCGCCGACGGGACGCTCACCGTGGCCCAGCGCCAGGACCCGCAGAACTGGGATCCGGTCGACACCTTCCTGCTGGCATGGGGCGGAATCGCGAGCAACATCTACGACGGCCTCGTCCGCCGCGACGAGAACCTCGAGCTTCAGCCCGGCCTCGCCACGGAATGGGAGACGCTCGATGACGGGATGCGCTATCGCTTCACGCTGCGCGACGGCGTCACTTTCCACAACGGCGAACCCTTCGATGCCGAGGCCGTGAAATACACCTTCGACCGTCTTCTGGGCGAGCAGGGCGCGCAGGGTCCGCAGCAGTCGAACTATACCACGATCGACCATGTCGAGATCATCGACGACCACACGATCGACATCCACATGGCCCAGCCCGATCCGGTGATCCTGACCAAGCTTTCGGGCTATGGCGCGATGATCGTCCCGCCCGACTACATCGAAGAGATGGGCGAGGAGCATTTCGATCTGAACCCGGTCGGCACGGGCCCCTTCCAGTTCGTGAGCTACAATCAGGGATCGCGTCTGACGCTCGAAGCCTATCCCGACTATTTCGAGGGCGCGCCGGAGCTCGATGAACTCGTCTTCCGCTTCATCACCGAGGATTCGACCCGCCTGGCCGAGCTGCAATCGGGTGCGGTCGACGTGCTCAACAACGTGGCCTATTCCGCGATTCCGACGATCGAGAACGCTCCGGGGCTCGAGATCGTGTCGGTGCCGGGGCCGACGATCTATTCGCTCGCCCTCAAGACCGCCGAGCCGGCCGCGACGGCGGATGTGCGGGTGCGCCGTGCGCTGAACATGGCGGTCGACAAGCAGGCGCTGATCGACGCGTTCCTGGGTGGCCGTGGCACGCCCATCGGACAGCTGCAGGGCGATCTGTCCTTCGGCTTCGCGCCCGACCTTCCCGGCTATCCCTACGACCCCGAAGAGGCGCGCAAGCTTCTCGACGAGGCCGGTGTGGCCGAAGGCGCGCGGATGACGATCGACTATCGCGCCGGCAATTCGACCTTCAACGAGGTGGCGCAGGCCCTGACCGGCTTCTTCTCGCAGGTGGGGCTCAATGTCGGGCTGAACCCGGTCGAGGACGCGGTCTTCCTCAACGAGATCGTGCCGCAGGGCCAGACCGACGAGATGTTCCAGTTCTCCTGGGGGGGCTGGACCTTCGATTTCGACAACACTGCGTATCTCTCGTACTACGAGGGTGAACGCTGGAACCCCTACGGCACCTCCGAGAGGATGCAGGAGCTTCTCGACGCCCAGCGCGAGACGTCGGACGTCGAGGAACGCGAGGCGATCCTGCAGGACGTGGCCCGCGAGGCGCACGAGCAGGCCTACCACATCCCGCTCTACAACGAGGACCAGATCTACGCGGTGTCCGACCGCGTGCAGAACTTCGTGGCCGCGCCCGACATCCGGCTGCGCCTCGTGGATGTGACGGTCGAGGAATGA
- a CDS encoding ABC transporter permease: MPILGYIAKRALQALFVVVAVTLFIAFAIRLTGDPAIMMMGDSATMSAEDLARIREGLGLNQSFAAQYWDFLSGLLTGNFGDSFFRGPIAPILGDALGATLLLALTSLAVSLLISVPLGIYAARHRGSFADQVVRIVSLTGLSFPNFWLGIMLILVFSVTFRWLPASGFQGPVSLILPAVTIGVILTATNLRIVRTTMLDTLNKQFIMVARAKGLSERSVIYKHALRNSSIALVTYLGLQFGSLMGGLVVVELVFNWPGMGTLAVNAVAQRDYPILQAVISVMAIMIVAANLLVDLLYMALDPRIRLE; encoded by the coding sequence ATGCCGATACTGGGATACATAGCCAAGCGCGCGTTGCAGGCGCTTTTCGTGGTGGTGGCGGTGACGCTCTTCATCGCCTTCGCGATCCGCCTGACCGGCGATCCGGCCATCATGATGATGGGCGACAGCGCCACCATGTCGGCCGAGGATCTCGCCCGCATCCGCGAAGGGCTGGGCCTGAATCAATCCTTCGCTGCGCAATACTGGGACTTCCTGAGCGGGCTTCTGACGGGCAATTTCGGGGATTCGTTCTTTCGCGGCCCCATCGCGCCCATCCTCGGCGACGCGCTCGGCGCGACCCTCTTGCTCGCCCTGACCTCGCTTGCGGTGTCGCTGCTCATCTCGGTCCCGCTCGGCATCTACGCCGCCCGGCATCGCGGCAGCTTCGCCGATCAGGTGGTCCGGATCGTCTCTCTCACGGGATTGTCCTTTCCGAATTTCTGGCTCGGCATCATGCTGATCCTGGTCTTCTCGGTCACGTTCAGATGGCTGCCCGCCTCCGGATTCCAGGGACCGGTCTCTCTGATCCTGCCGGCCGTGACGATCGGGGTGATCCTGACCGCGACCAATCTCAGGATCGTCAGGACCACCATGCTCGACACGCTGAACAAGCAGTTCATCATGGTTGCCCGCGCCAAGGGGCTGAGCGAGCGGTCCGTGATCTACAAGCACGCGCTCAGGAACAGCTCCATCGCGCTCGTCACCTATCTGGGCCTCCAGTTCGGGTCACTCATGGGCGGCCTCGTCGTGGTCGAGCTGGTCTTCAACTGGCCGGGCATGGGCACGCTCGCCGTCAACGCCGTGGCGCAGCGCGACTACCCCATCCTTCAGGCGGTGATCTCGGTCATGGCGATCATGATCGTGGCCGCGAACCTTCTGGTCGATCTGCTCTACATGGCGCTCGACCCGCGCATCCGGCTGGAGTGA
- a CDS encoding ABC transporter permease, with protein MSAFKSFEFVAGLTLIVLIGGAVLLSPLLFPGGGMAQSLVDRLTPPFQTWDYPLGTDPLGRDILSRVVVGGRVSFFVGITSAVGSVVIGTIIGLFAGYYRGVWDTFLMRFADIQLALPFILLAITVIAIIGPGLDRIILLMIVAQWVQYARLIRGSVLSLRQAEYVQAAQSYGLRDRAILFRHILPNAMGPLVILGTLNVATNILLESSLTFLGLGIDPLIPSWGGMLADGRNYIQTAPWVTIFPGLAIMLTVLGLNLLGDWLRDRLDPLGRTT; from the coding sequence ATGTCAGCGTTCAAGAGCTTCGAATTCGTCGCGGGCCTCACCCTCATCGTCTTGATTGGCGGTGCGGTCCTGCTTTCGCCGCTGCTTTTTCCGGGCGGCGGCATGGCGCAATCGCTGGTCGACCGGCTGACGCCCCCGTTCCAGACATGGGATTATCCGCTCGGAACCGATCCGCTCGGGCGCGACATCCTTTCGCGCGTGGTGGTGGGCGGCCGCGTGTCGTTCTTCGTCGGCATCACCTCGGCCGTCGGTTCGGTCGTGATCGGCACGATCATCGGGCTCTTCGCGGGATATTATCGCGGGGTCTGGGACACGTTCCTGATGCGCTTCGCCGACATCCAGCTGGCGCTGCCGTTCATCCTGCTCGCCATCACCGTAATCGCGATCATCGGACCCGGGCTCGACCGGATCATCCTGCTGATGATCGTCGCGCAATGGGTGCAATATGCGCGCCTCATCCGCGGATCTGTCCTTTCGCTGAGGCAGGCAGAATACGTGCAGGCCGCGCAGAGCTACGGGCTCAGGGATCGCGCGATCCTCTTCCGGCACATCCTGCCGAACGCGATGGGGCCGCTGGTCATTCTCGGGACGTTGAACGTCGCGACGAACATCCTGCTCGAAAGCAGCCTGACCTTCCTCGGCCTCGGGATCGATCCGCTGATCCCGAGCTGGGGCGGCATGCTTGCCGACGGGCGCAACTACATCCAGACGGCGCCATGGGTCACGATCTTCCCCGGTCTCGCCATCATGCTGACCGTGCTGGGGCTGAACCTGCTGGGCGACTGGCTGCGCGACCGGCTCGACCCGCTCGGAAGGACCACCTGA